Proteins from a single region of Streptomyces spectabilis:
- a CDS encoding xanthine dehydrogenase family protein molybdopterin-binding subunit gives MTTATRATAGTGAVGTGHTRVEGFDKVTGAARFAAELPFDELAHGWLVLSTVARGRVIGVDAEPVLRLPGVLAVLHHGNAPRVDAGYVGTLGPPDPVVGLFQDDRVPYAGWPVALVVAETSEQAREAAETLGVRYAEEPHDIAFHAGHADAYTPQSVLGGPNEAVKGDLEAELAASAVVVDERYTTPEEHHNPMEPHAATARWEGGRLEVVDSNQGSRWIAEELARLFSLDIGSVRVRSEHVGGAFGCKGLRPHQVAAALAATVLDRPVRVVLTRRQMFSVVGYRSATSQRVRLGADPDGRLRALGHEGHSATSTLSEFVEASAAFGRVLYAADAHHSVSRVVPLDVPTPTFMRAPGEAPGSFALECALDELAEKCGVDPIALRARNEPAVGPVSGLPFGSRNLVACFREGARRFGWAERDPRPGTRRDGRWLIGTGTAAATFFVGASPSTAAVTAEPDGTFTVRITAADVGTGARTALTQIAADALEVPLDRVRVRIADSDFGPAWLAGGSMGTRSWGWAVSLAARELRERLALGGAVPPEGLTARSDTSDVLAALTKKERHSYGAQFAEVAVDVTTGEVRVRRMLGMFAAGRIVNPLTARSQLVGGMTWGLSMALHEEAGRDAASGTHVGADLAGYHYAAHADVPHIEADWVEDVDEDDPVGIKGVGEIGIVGVAAAIANAVWHATGVRHRDLPIRPDRVLTAAGAGRA, from the coding sequence ATGACCACCGCGACCCGCGCCACGGCGGGCACCGGAGCCGTCGGCACCGGCCACACCCGCGTCGAGGGCTTCGACAAGGTCACCGGGGCCGCCCGCTTCGCCGCCGAGCTGCCGTTCGACGAACTCGCCCACGGCTGGCTCGTCCTGTCGACCGTGGCCCGGGGCCGCGTCATCGGCGTGGACGCGGAGCCGGTCCTCCGGCTGCCCGGCGTCCTCGCGGTCCTGCACCACGGCAACGCGCCGCGCGTGGACGCCGGGTACGTGGGCACGCTCGGGCCGCCCGACCCCGTCGTCGGGCTCTTCCAGGACGACCGCGTGCCGTACGCGGGCTGGCCGGTCGCCCTCGTCGTCGCCGAGACCTCGGAGCAGGCGCGCGAGGCCGCCGAGACGCTGGGCGTGCGCTACGCCGAGGAGCCGCACGACATCGCGTTCCACGCGGGGCACGCGGACGCCTACACGCCGCAGAGTGTGCTCGGCGGGCCCAACGAGGCCGTCAAGGGCGACCTGGAGGCCGAACTCGCCGCGTCCGCCGTCGTGGTGGACGAGCGGTACACCACGCCGGAAGAGCACCACAACCCGATGGAGCCGCACGCGGCGACCGCCCGCTGGGAGGGCGGCCGGCTCGAAGTCGTCGACTCCAACCAGGGCAGCCGCTGGATCGCCGAGGAACTGGCCCGCCTCTTCTCGCTCGACATCGGCTCGGTGCGGGTCAGGTCCGAGCACGTCGGGGGCGCCTTCGGCTGCAAGGGCCTGCGGCCGCACCAGGTGGCGGCCGCGCTGGCAGCGACCGTCCTCGACCGGCCCGTCCGCGTCGTCCTGACCCGGCGGCAGATGTTCTCGGTGGTCGGCTACCGCAGCGCGACGAGCCAGCGCGTACGGCTCGGCGCGGACCCCGACGGGCGGCTGCGGGCCCTCGGGCACGAGGGGCACAGCGCGACGTCGACGCTCTCCGAGTTCGTCGAGGCGAGCGCCGCGTTCGGACGCGTGCTGTACGCGGCCGACGCCCACCACTCCGTCAGCCGCGTGGTGCCCCTGGACGTGCCCACGCCCACGTTCATGCGCGCGCCGGGCGAGGCCCCCGGCTCGTTCGCCCTGGAGTGCGCCCTGGACGAGCTGGCCGAGAAGTGCGGCGTCGACCCGATCGCGCTGCGCGCGCGCAACGAACCCGCCGTCGGCCCGGTCTCCGGACTGCCCTTCGGCAGCCGCAACCTCGTCGCCTGCTTCCGTGAGGGCGCCCGGCGCTTCGGCTGGGCGGAGCGCGACCCGCGCCCGGGCACGCGCCGCGACGGGCGCTGGCTGATCGGCACCGGCACGGCCGCGGCCACGTTCTTCGTCGGCGCCTCCCCGTCCACGGCGGCCGTGACGGCGGAGCCCGACGGCACCTTCACCGTGCGGATCACCGCGGCGGACGTCGGCACCGGCGCCCGGACCGCGCTGACCCAGATCGCCGCGGACGCCCTGGAGGTGCCCCTCGACCGGGTGCGGGTGCGCATCGCGGACAGCGACTTCGGCCCGGCCTGGCTCGCGGGCGGCTCCATGGGCACGCGCTCCTGGGGCTGGGCCGTGTCCCTGGCGGCGCGCGAGCTGCGGGAGCGCCTCGCGCTCGGCGGCGCCGTACCGCCGGAGGGCCTCACGGCGCGCTCCGACACCAGCGACGTGCTCGCGGCCCTCACCAAGAAGGAACGGCACTCCTACGGCGCGCAGTTCGCCGAGGTCGCCGTGGACGTCACCACCGGGGAGGTACGGGTCCGCAGGATGCTCGGCATGTTCGCGGCGGGCCGGATCGTCAACCCGCTGACCGCGCGCAGCCAGTTGGTCGGCGGCATGACGTGGGGCCTGTCGATGGCCCTGCACGAGGAGGCAGGACGGGACGCCGCGTCGGGCACCCACGTGGGCGCCGACCTGGCGGGCTACCACTACGCCGCGCACGCCGACGTACCGCACATCGAGGCGGACTGGGTCGAGGACGTGGACGAGGACGACCCCGTCGGCATCAAGGGCGTCGGCGAGATCGGGATCGTGGGCGTGGCGGCGGCGATCGCCAACGCCGTGTGGCACGCGACCGGAGTGCGCCACCGGGACCTGCCGATCCGGCCGGACCGGGTGCTCACCGCGGCCGGGGCCGGCCGTGCTTGA
- a CDS encoding FAD binding domain-containing protein → MREFGYLRAPDVTGAVALHGADGGTRFLAGGTNLVDLMKAGVERPERLVDVTGLPLGGIEPTAEGGLRIGATVSNSDLAAHPQVRRKYPALSQAVLAGASGQLRNMATVGGNLLQRTRCAYFTDLAQPCNKRTPGSGCPALRGEHRNHAILGATEHCVAVHPSDLGVALAAFDAVVSYETLDGPGEMPLADFYLPVADTPHEETALPTGALITGVTLPPAPVAAHSRYRKVRERASYAFAIGSLAAALDVRDGLVHEVRLAFGAVASRPWRAHAAERALTGGPASAEAFAAAADAELAAAEPLPHNGYKVTLMHNLVVAVLTELAAEAGR, encoded by the coding sequence TTCCTCGCGGGCGGCACCAACCTCGTCGACCTCATGAAGGCGGGCGTGGAGCGCCCGGAGCGCCTCGTGGACGTCACCGGACTGCCGCTCGGCGGGATCGAGCCGACCGCCGAAGGCGGCCTGCGGATCGGCGCCACCGTCAGCAACAGCGACCTCGCCGCCCACCCCCAAGTGCGACGCAAGTACCCGGCGTTGAGCCAGGCCGTGCTCGCCGGTGCCTCCGGCCAGCTGCGGAACATGGCCACGGTCGGCGGCAACCTCCTGCAGCGCACCCGCTGCGCCTACTTCACCGACCTGGCGCAGCCCTGCAACAAGCGGACGCCCGGCAGCGGCTGCCCCGCCCTCCGCGGCGAGCACCGCAACCACGCCATCCTCGGCGCCACCGAGCACTGCGTCGCGGTGCACCCCTCGGACCTGGGCGTCGCGCTCGCCGCCTTCGACGCGGTCGTCTCGTACGAAACCCTGGACGGGCCGGGCGAGATGCCGCTCGCGGACTTCTACCTGCCCGTGGCGGACACGCCGCACGAGGAGACCGCCCTGCCGACCGGCGCCCTGATCACGGGCGTCACGCTGCCGCCCGCCCCCGTCGCCGCGCACTCCCGCTACCGCAAGGTGCGCGAACGCGCCTCGTACGCCTTCGCGATCGGCTCGCTCGCCGCCGCGCTCGACGTGCGGGACGGCCTCGTCCACGAGGTGCGGCTCGCCTTCGGCGCCGTCGCGTCCCGGCCCTGGCGGGCGCACGCCGCCGAGCGGGCGCTGACCGGCGGACCGGCGAGCGCCGAGGCCTTCGCCGCCGCGGCGGACGCCGAACTCGCGGCCGCAGAGCCCCTGCCCCACAACGGATACAAGGTGACCTTGATGCACAACCTCGTCGTCGCCGTCCTGACCGAACTCGCCGCGGAGGCGGGCCGATGA
- a CDS encoding XdhC family protein yields MLDLADELRPLTDGGRAFAVATVVAVGGSAPRGPGAALAVDSEGTAVGSVSGGCVEGAVYDLCLRALQDGEAVVEEFGYSDEDAFAVGLTCGGTLQILVTPYAADSPDRAVAAEALARVRDGEPTALVRVARGPAGLLGRALLVRADGTSAGGIGGGRDLDRTAVAEARALLDAGRTGTVELSEDGSRCPGGVTLLVEVIMPPPRMIVFGAVDFAAALVRTGKLLGHHVTVCDARPVFATRARFPEADEVVVDWPHRYLRSTVTDARTVVCVLTHDAKFDVPVLEVALRLPVAFVGAMGSRRTHDDRMRRLRAAGVTEAELALLHSPIGLDLGARTPEETALSIAAEVVAVRRGGTGASLTGTRVPIHRDGWDRRVPAGA; encoded by the coding sequence GTGCTTGACCTCGCCGACGAGCTGCGACCCTTGACCGACGGGGGCCGCGCCTTCGCCGTCGCCACCGTGGTGGCCGTCGGCGGCAGCGCCCCGCGCGGGCCCGGCGCCGCCCTCGCCGTCGACAGCGAGGGCACCGCCGTCGGCTCGGTCTCCGGCGGCTGCGTCGAGGGAGCGGTGTACGACCTGTGCCTGCGCGCGCTCCAGGACGGCGAGGCCGTGGTGGAGGAGTTCGGCTACAGCGACGAGGACGCCTTCGCCGTCGGCCTCACCTGCGGCGGCACCCTCCAGATCCTGGTCACGCCGTACGCCGCCGACTCCCCGGACCGCGCGGTCGCGGCGGAGGCGCTCGCCCGGGTCCGCGACGGCGAGCCGACGGCACTGGTCCGGGTGGCCCGGGGCCCGGCAGGACTGCTCGGCCGCGCCCTGCTCGTGCGCGCCGACGGCACGTCAGCGGGCGGCATCGGCGGCGGCCGGGACCTGGACCGCACGGCGGTGGCGGAGGCCCGCGCCCTACTCGACGCCGGCCGCACCGGCACCGTCGAGCTGTCCGAGGACGGCTCGCGCTGCCCGGGCGGGGTGACGCTGCTCGTCGAGGTGATCATGCCCCCGCCGCGCATGATCGTGTTCGGCGCGGTGGACTTCGCGGCGGCCCTGGTCCGCACCGGCAAGCTGCTCGGCCACCATGTGACGGTGTGCGACGCCCGGCCCGTCTTCGCCACCCGGGCGCGCTTCCCCGAGGCCGACGAGGTGGTCGTGGACTGGCCGCACCGCTATCTGCGGAGCACCGTGACGGACGCCCGCACGGTGGTGTGCGTGCTCACGCACGACGCCAAGTTCGACGTGCCCGTCCTGGAGGTGGCCCTGCGCCTGCCCGTCGCGTTCGTCGGCGCGATGGGGTCGCGGCGCACCCATGACGACCGCATGCGCCGACTGCGCGCGGCGGGCGTCACGGAGGCCGAACTGGCGCTGCTGCACTCGCCGATCGGCCTCGACCTCGGCGCACGCACCCCCGAGGAGACCGCGCTGTCCATCGCCGCCGAGGTCGTGGCCGTGCGGCGGGGCGGCACGGGCGCGTCGCTCACCGGCACGCGGGTGCCGATCCACCGCGACGGCTGGGACCGGCGGGTACCGGCGGGAGCCTGA